The following proteins come from a genomic window of Lolium rigidum isolate FL_2022 chromosome 5, APGP_CSIRO_Lrig_0.1, whole genome shotgun sequence:
- the LOC124657317 gene encoding uncharacterized protein LOC124657317: protein MEKAAARRRQVPAFGEWNYYCHYDGPETVAPPALAYCYGATPEPEACSDVWFRYSPPPRKPTPAKKPRRRVPEGDSDASLEKKGRRSGRPAPASEAAGCGLARTTRLVRPVDEDLYQVPPPELASHRRRPRRSMWMGCLGCVA from the exons ATGGAG aaggcggcggcgaggaggcgtcAGGTGCCGGCGTTCGGGGAGTGGAACTACTACTGCCACTACGACGGGCCGGAGACGGTAGCGCCGCCCGCCCTGGCGTATTGCTACGGCGCCACCCCCGAGCCGGAGGCCTGCAGCGACGTCTGGTTCAGGTACTCGCCTCCCCCGCGCAAACCCACGCCCGCCAAGAAGCCTAGGAGGAGGGTGCCGGAGGGCGACAGTGATGCGTcgctggagaagaaggggagaaggagcgggaggccgGCGCCGGCGTCGGAAGCTGCCGGCTGCGGCCTGGCGCGCACGACAAGGCTGGTGCGGCCGGTCGACGAGGACCTGTACCAGGTGCCGCCGCCGGAGCTCGCCTCCCACAGGCGCCGCCCCAGGAGGAGCATGTGGATGGGCTGCCTGGGGTGCGTCGCCTGA